The Petropleomorpha daqingensis genome includes a window with the following:
- a CDS encoding DUF3151 domain-containing protein, producing the protein MTHSHGNLLGEPPATLLPANEEADRELAQGIPAAEVAAHHPTSSAAWAALAEAAIDHPERQLGDVIQAYAYARTGYHRGLDALRRNGWKGYGPVPWSHAPNRGFLRCVTVLARAAEAIEETDEQERCTQLLRDCDPSLAP; encoded by the coding sequence ATGACCCACTCGCACGGCAACCTGCTCGGCGAGCCGCCGGCCACGCTGCTGCCGGCCAACGAGGAGGCCGACCGGGAGCTCGCCCAGGGCATCCCGGCGGCCGAGGTCGCGGCGCACCACCCGACCTCCAGCGCGGCCTGGGCGGCGCTGGCCGAGGCCGCGATCGACCACCCCGAGCGGCAGCTGGGCGACGTCATCCAGGCCTACGCCTACGCCCGCACCGGCTACCACCGCGGCCTCGACGCGCTGCGCCGCAACGGCTGGAAGGGCTACGGCCCGGTGCCGTGGTCGCACGCGCCCAACCGGGGGTTCCTGCGCTGCGTCACGGTGCTGGCGCGGGCGGCGGAGGCCATCGAGGAGACCGACGAGCAGGAGCGCTGCACCCAGTTGCTGCGCGACTGCGACCCGTCGCTGGCGCCCTGA
- a CDS encoding ABC transporter permease — MTADHLPAFGPARATVPPGRRLLARALARPSLAALVGLVVVLVFFGVQAPGLLSAGGLASILDIAALIGIGAVPVALLLIAGQFDLSVGVVAVASSLVTALLVGEAGWGIWPALAVSLLCALVVGVFNGLLVVSTGLPSFLVTLATFLVLEGTTLAGTHLVAGSARIEGLDAASGWDSAVAVFGSTVQLGAGRFRVSVLWWVAVTALAVWVLWRTRFGNAIFATGGARRAARELGVPVGWTTVTLFCATATAGWLLGTLGLVRLAGVQVAPGLGSEIEFIVVAVIGGCLLTGGYGSAIGAAIGALLYAVVRQGIALAGWDQRWFQAFLGVLLLVALLASGVVRRRLKAVPRS, encoded by the coding sequence GTGACGGCCGACCACCTGCCCGCGTTCGGCCCCGCCCGCGCGACCGTCCCGCCCGGCCGGCGACTGCTCGCCCGCGCGCTGGCCCGCCCCAGCCTCGCCGCCCTCGTCGGCCTCGTCGTCGTGCTGGTGTTCTTCGGCGTGCAGGCACCCGGGCTGCTCAGCGCCGGGGGACTGGCCAGCATCCTCGACATCGCCGCGCTCATCGGGATCGGCGCCGTGCCCGTGGCGCTGCTGCTCATCGCCGGGCAGTTCGACCTCTCGGTCGGCGTCGTGGCGGTGGCCAGCTCGCTGGTCACCGCGCTGCTCGTCGGGGAGGCCGGGTGGGGCATCTGGCCGGCGCTGGCCGTCTCGCTGCTCTGCGCGCTGGTGGTGGGTGTGTTCAACGGCCTGCTGGTCGTGTCCACGGGGCTGCCCAGCTTCCTCGTGACCCTGGCGACCTTCCTCGTGCTGGAGGGCACCACGCTCGCCGGCACGCACCTCGTGGCGGGGTCGGCGCGGATCGAGGGCCTCGACGCGGCGAGCGGCTGGGACTCCGCCGTCGCCGTCTTCGGCTCGACGGTGCAGCTGGGCGCCGGGCGGTTCCGGGTCTCGGTGCTGTGGTGGGTCGCGGTGACCGCGCTCGCCGTCTGGGTGCTGTGGCGGACGCGGTTCGGCAACGCGATCTTCGCCACCGGCGGCGCCCGCCGCGCCGCCCGGGAGCTCGGCGTCCCGGTGGGGTGGACGACGGTGACGCTGTTCTGCGCCACCGCGACGGCCGGCTGGCTGCTCGGCACGCTGGGTCTGGTCCGGCTGGCCGGCGTCCAAGTCGCGCCGGGGCTGGGCAGCGAGATCGAGTTCATCGTCGTGGCCGTGATCGGCGGCTGCCTGCTCACCGGCGGCTACGGGTCGGCGATCGGCGCCGCGATCGGGGCACTGCTCTACGCCGTGGTGCGCCAGGGCATCGCGCTGGCCGGCTGGGACCAGCGCTGGTTCCAGGCCTTCCTCGGCGTCCTGCTGCTGGTCGCCCTGCTGGCCAGCGGCGTCGTCCGGCGGCGGCTCAAGGCGGTGCCCAGGTCGTGA
- the rsgA gene encoding ribosome small subunit-dependent GTPase A, translating to MIFLSSLGWTPDREAQLPAGTEAARVARVDRGRLTVLTADGERRVHPAAALHDEAGVESPAVGDWVALRGELAVAVLPRRSAFTRTVSGRTSTAQVVAANLDAVLVVDALAGETRLRRVERYLAVAWSSGATPVVVLTKADLCDDVASAVAEVAEDALGVEVLAVSSVTGEGLDAVHAVLGPGRTAAMVGPSGVGKSSLANALAGRAVAPTRQVRESDGRGRHTTTARELHLLPGGGLLVDTPGMRELALYDDLDGVDTAYADIVGLAAQCRFRDCEHRTEPGCAVAAAIDDGTLDPGRLLAWRKLQREAHRQLLRVDARARAEERARTRAFFRAIRDQPNRVR from the coding sequence GTGATCTTTCTCTCATCGCTCGGCTGGACGCCGGACCGCGAGGCGCAGCTGCCGGCCGGCACCGAGGCAGCCCGCGTCGCGCGGGTCGACCGCGGCCGGCTGACGGTGCTCACCGCCGACGGCGAGCGCCGGGTGCACCCCGCGGCGGCTCTCCACGACGAGGCGGGGGTCGAGTCCCCGGCGGTCGGGGACTGGGTGGCGCTGCGCGGGGAGCTCGCCGTCGCCGTCCTGCCGCGCCGGTCGGCGTTCACCCGCACGGTCTCCGGGCGGACGTCGACGGCGCAGGTGGTCGCCGCCAACCTCGACGCGGTGCTCGTCGTCGACGCGCTCGCCGGGGAGACCCGGCTGCGCCGCGTCGAGCGCTACCTGGCCGTCGCCTGGAGCAGCGGCGCGACGCCGGTCGTCGTCCTGACCAAGGCCGACCTGTGCGACGACGTCGCCTCCGCCGTGGCCGAGGTCGCCGAGGACGCGCTCGGCGTCGAGGTGCTCGCGGTCAGCTCGGTCACCGGGGAGGGGTTGGACGCCGTGCACGCCGTGCTCGGCCCCGGCCGAACGGCGGCGATGGTCGGCCCCTCCGGCGTCGGGAAGTCCAGCCTGGCGAACGCCCTCGCCGGCCGGGCGGTGGCGCCGACCCGGCAGGTTCGCGAGAGCGACGGCCGCGGCCGGCACACCACCACCGCGCGCGAGCTGCACCTGCTGCCCGGCGGCGGCCTGCTCGTCGACACCCCGGGGATGCGCGAGCTGGCGCTCTACGACGACCTCGACGGGGTCGACACCGCCTACGCCGACATCGTCGGGCTCGCGGCGCAGTGCAGGTTCCGCGACTGCGAGCACCGCACCGAGCCCGGCTGCGCGGTGGCCGCCGCGATCGACGACGGCACGCTCGACCCCGGGCGGCTGCTGGCCTGGCGCAAGCTGCAGCGGGAGGCGCACCGGCAGCTGCTGCGGGTCGACGCCCGCGCCCGGGCCGAGGAGCGGGCCAGGACCCGGGCGTTCTTCCGTGCGATCCGCGACCAGCCCAACCGGGTGCGCTAG
- a CDS encoding pentapeptide repeat-containing protein, whose amino-acid sequence MTDDVRGADWYGEDLSGREYTGTAFSGVDLSETTDEGAVFTDCTFHDCRFNGSRHTEAAFLNCTFTGCSFFEAAFDNCKLVGSRFERCSFGLLTVTGGDWSFVGLAGADLSKVRFRGVRLREADLAGARCAEAVLRDADLSGAELHQADLSGADLRGSDLSTLDPGDVTLRGATVDIAQAVVLVTALGLKVES is encoded by the coding sequence GTGACGGACGACGTCCGGGGCGCCGACTGGTACGGGGAGGACCTCTCCGGCCGCGAGTACACCGGGACGGCGTTCAGCGGGGTCGACCTGTCCGAGACCACCGACGAGGGCGCCGTCTTCACCGACTGCACGTTCCACGACTGCCGGTTCAACGGCTCCCGGCACACCGAGGCCGCCTTCCTCAACTGCACGTTCACCGGCTGCTCGTTCTTCGAGGCCGCGTTCGACAACTGCAAGCTGGTCGGCAGCCGGTTCGAGCGGTGCTCCTTCGGGCTGCTGACCGTCACCGGCGGGGACTGGTCGTTCGTCGGCCTGGCCGGGGCGGACCTGTCGAAGGTCAGGTTCCGGGGCGTGCGCCTGCGCGAGGCCGACCTGGCCGGCGCCCGCTGCGCCGAGGCGGTGCTCCGCGACGCCGACCTCTCCGGCGCGGAACTGCACCAGGCCGACCTCTCCGGCGCGGACCTCCGCGGCAGCGACCTGTCCACGCTCGACCCGGGCGACGTGACGCTGCGCGGGGCGACCGTCGACATCGCGCAGGCCGTCGTCCTGGTGACCGCGCTGGGGCTGAAGGTCGAGAGCTGA
- a CDS encoding glycerophosphodiester phosphodiesterase family protein, which translates to MSAPAVPSTSSGTGLPRALVVGHRGACAYRPEHTLASFELALDLGADLVEPDVVVSRDGALVVRHENELSRSTDVAERPEFAERRTTRRVGRVERTGWFTEDFDLDELRTLRAVERMPALRPLNTAYDGQFGILTLADVVALVRDRSTADRQVRVLAELKKPTWAAEHGLPMTDLVAAELRRLDAAGAEGPVVLQSFDAPALRRLREDLGDDGPQMLQLVDDVPDDDVLVSPAGLREISTYAQGIAPSRHRILRRDADQTLVGISGLVHEAHRAGLSVLPWTLRAENAYLPRHLRRGTDPAALGDGEGEARLLLALGVDGVITDQPDIALRAREELVAA; encoded by the coding sequence ATGTCCGCGCCCGCGGTTCCGAGTACGAGCTCGGGAACAGGTCTCCCCCGCGCCCTCGTCGTCGGTCACCGGGGCGCCTGCGCGTACCGCCCGGAGCACACGCTCGCCAGCTTCGAGCTCGCGCTCGACCTCGGCGCCGATCTCGTCGAGCCCGACGTCGTCGTCAGCCGTGACGGCGCCCTCGTCGTGCGGCACGAGAACGAGCTGTCCCGGTCGACCGACGTCGCCGAGCGCCCCGAGTTCGCCGAGCGCCGCACCACCCGCCGGGTGGGCCGCGTCGAGCGCACCGGGTGGTTCACCGAGGACTTCGACCTCGACGAGCTGCGCACGCTGCGCGCCGTGGAGCGGATGCCGGCCCTGCGACCGCTGAACACCGCCTACGACGGGCAGTTCGGGATCCTGACCCTGGCCGACGTCGTGGCCCTGGTCCGCGACCGCTCGACCGCCGACCGCCAGGTGCGCGTGCTGGCCGAGCTGAAGAAGCCGACCTGGGCCGCCGAGCACGGCCTGCCGATGACCGACCTGGTCGCCGCCGAGCTGCGCCGGCTCGACGCCGCCGGCGCCGAGGGCCCGGTCGTGCTGCAGTCGTTCGACGCACCGGCGCTGCGCCGCCTCCGGGAGGACCTCGGCGACGACGGCCCGCAGATGCTGCAGCTGGTCGACGACGTCCCCGACGACGACGTCCTGGTCTCCCCCGCCGGCCTGCGCGAGATCTCCACGTACGCCCAGGGGATCGCCCCCAGCCGGCACCGCATCCTGCGGCGCGACGCCGACCAGACGCTCGTGGGCATCTCCGGGCTGGTGCACGAGGCGCACCGCGCGGGTCTCTCGGTGCTGCCGTGGACGCTGCGCGCCGAGAACGCCTACCTGCCCCGCCACCTGCGCCGCGGCACCGACCCGGCGGCGCTCGGGGACGGCGAGGGCGAGGCGCGCCTGCTGCTGGCCCTCGGCGTCGACGGCGTGATCACCGACCAGCCCGACATCGCGCTCCGCGCCCGAGAAGAGCTCGTCGCCGCCTGA
- the fbaA gene encoding class II fructose-bisphosphate aldolase, whose amino-acid sequence MPIATPEVYADMIRRAKEGGFAYPAINCTSSETVNAALRGFADAGSDGIIQFSTGGAEFASGTKVKDMVTGAVALAEFAHVVAEKYPVNVALHTDHCPKDKLDGYVRPLIALSKDRVDAGQEPLFQSHMWDGSAIDLQENLQIAEELIDKCAAAKIVLELEIGVVGGEEDGVAHEINEKLYTAPGDFVATAKSLGLGERGIYLLAATFGNVHGVYKPGNVKLRPEVLKTGQEVVAQEFGLGDGAKPFNFVFHGGSGSAQSEIREALSYGVVKMNVDTDTQYAFTRPVAGHMFSNYDGVLKIDGEVGNKKAYDPRSYLKAAETGMAARVVEACEDLLSAGQSQGA is encoded by the coding sequence ATGCCCATCGCGACCCCTGAGGTCTACGCCGACATGATCCGCCGCGCGAAGGAGGGCGGGTTCGCCTACCCGGCGATCAACTGCACCTCGTCGGAGACGGTGAACGCCGCCCTGCGCGGGTTCGCCGACGCCGGCAGCGACGGGATCATCCAGTTCTCCACCGGCGGGGCCGAGTTCGCCTCGGGCACCAAGGTGAAGGACATGGTCACCGGCGCGGTCGCGCTGGCCGAGTTCGCGCACGTCGTGGCCGAGAAGTACCCGGTCAACGTCGCGCTGCACACCGACCACTGCCCCAAGGACAAGCTCGACGGCTACGTCCGGCCGCTCATCGCGCTGTCCAAGGACCGGGTCGACGCCGGCCAGGAGCCGCTGTTCCAGTCGCACATGTGGGACGGCTCGGCGATCGACCTGCAGGAGAACCTGCAGATCGCCGAGGAGCTGATCGACAAGTGCGCGGCCGCCAAGATCGTGCTGGAGCTCGAGATCGGCGTCGTCGGCGGCGAGGAGGACGGCGTCGCGCACGAGATCAACGAGAAGCTCTACACCGCCCCCGGCGACTTCGTGGCCACCGCCAAGTCGCTGGGCCTCGGCGAGCGGGGCATCTACCTCCTGGCCGCGACCTTCGGCAACGTGCACGGCGTCTACAAGCCGGGCAACGTCAAGCTGCGCCCGGAGGTGCTCAAGACCGGTCAGGAGGTCGTCGCCCAGGAGTTCGGTCTGGGGGACGGCGCCAAGCCGTTCAACTTCGTCTTCCACGGCGGCTCGGGCTCGGCGCAGTCGGAGATCCGCGAGGCGCTGTCCTACGGCGTGGTGAAGATGAACGTCGACACCGACACCCAGTACGCCTTCACCCGCCCGGTCGCCGGGCACATGTTCAGCAACTACGACGGCGTGCTGAAGATCGACGGCGAGGTCGGCAACAAGAAGGCCTACGACCCCCGCAGCTACCTCAAGGCCGCCGAGACCGGCATGGCCGCGCGCGTGGTCGAGGCATGCGAGGACCTGCTGTCGGCCGGCCAGTCGCAGGGGGCCTGA
- a CDS encoding adenylosuccinate synthase, with product MPAVVLIGAQWGDEGKGKATDLLGGRVPYVVRYQGGNNAGHTVITPDGERYALHLIPSGILTPGCTPVIGNGVVVDPEVLIGELAGLEERGVDTSRLVISADAHLIMPHHRALDRVTERFLGKAKIGTTGRGIGPAYGDKVARVGIRAADLLDLGILRQKLEAVLREKNQVLVKVYNRRAIDLDEVVEEYTGFAEALKERIVDTRLMLGRALDAGEWVLLEGSQGTLLDVDHGTYPFVTSSNPTAGGAAVGSGIGPTRIQRVVGILKAYTTRVGSGPFPTELFDANGEYLRKQGGEVGVTTGRDRRCGWFDSVVARYASRVNGITDFFLTKLDVLSGLPTVPICVAYDVDGVRHDEMPMTQTEFHHATPVYEELPGWFEDIRHCRSFEELPANAQAYVRRLEELSGARISVIGVGPGRDENVVVHDLLD from the coding sequence ATGCCGGCAGTCGTGCTGATCGGTGCCCAGTGGGGCGACGAGGGCAAGGGGAAGGCCACCGACCTGCTCGGGGGCCGGGTGCCCTACGTCGTCCGCTACCAGGGCGGCAACAACGCCGGGCACACCGTGATCACCCCCGACGGTGAGCGCTACGCGCTGCACCTCATCCCCTCCGGGATCCTGACGCCGGGCTGCACCCCGGTGATCGGCAACGGGGTGGTCGTCGACCCGGAGGTCCTCATCGGCGAGCTCGCCGGCCTGGAGGAGCGCGGGGTCGACACCTCGCGGCTGGTCATCTCGGCCGACGCGCACCTGATCATGCCGCACCACCGGGCGCTGGACCGGGTCACCGAGCGGTTCCTCGGCAAGGCCAAGATCGGCACGACCGGCCGCGGGATCGGGCCGGCGTACGGGGACAAGGTCGCCCGCGTCGGCATCCGCGCCGCCGACCTGCTCGACCTCGGCATCCTCCGGCAGAAGCTCGAGGCGGTGCTGCGCGAGAAGAACCAGGTGCTGGTCAAGGTCTACAACCGCCGCGCCATCGACCTCGACGAGGTCGTGGAGGAGTACACCGGCTTCGCCGAGGCGCTCAAGGAGCGCATCGTCGACACCCGGCTGATGCTCGGGCGGGCGCTCGACGCCGGCGAGTGGGTGCTGCTGGAGGGCTCGCAGGGGACGCTGCTCGACGTCGACCACGGCACGTATCCGTTCGTGACGTCGTCCAACCCGACCGCCGGCGGCGCGGCCGTGGGCTCGGGCATCGGTCCCACGCGCATCCAGCGCGTGGTCGGGATCCTCAAGGCGTACACGACCCGCGTCGGGTCCGGCCCGTTCCCGACCGAGCTGTTCGACGCCAACGGCGAGTACCTGCGCAAGCAGGGTGGTGAGGTCGGCGTCACGACCGGCCGCGACCGGCGCTGCGGCTGGTTCGACTCGGTCGTGGCCCGCTACGCCAGCCGGGTCAACGGGATCACCGACTTCTTCCTCACCAAGCTCGACGTGCTCTCCGGGCTGCCGACGGTGCCGATCTGCGTGGCCTACGACGTCGACGGCGTCCGGCACGACGAGATGCCGATGACGCAGACCGAGTTCCACCACGCCACCCCGGTGTACGAGGAGCTACCGGGCTGGTTCGAGGACATCCGGCACTGCCGGAGCTTCGAGGAGCTGCCCGCCAACGCGCAGGCCTACGTGCGGCGTCTCGAGGAGCTGTCCGGGGCGCGGATCAGCGTGATCGGCGTCGGCCCCGGCCGCGACGAGAACGTCGTCGTCCACGACCTGCTCGACTGA
- a CDS encoding ATP-binding cassette domain-containing protein, translating to MTDPPVVELQSLTVRYGNVPALARLSLALRAGEITCVMGENGSGKSTLVAVLSGLRRHDEGRLLVAGRPVRFRSPRQARAAGIATVWQDLAVAPLLSVWRNFFLGAEPTRGVGPLRRLDLDEARATTVRAMARVGVTGLDPDQPASALQAGERQSLAVARAMHFGARALVIDEPTAPMTVAQNTLVLQSVVTARAQGMAVVFVTHNPRYAHLVGDRFLLLARGQVAGSLTRDDVDADDLTRLMAGGEELSSLTAALTALHPELGQR from the coding sequence GTGACCGATCCCCCGGTGGTCGAGCTGCAGTCGCTGACCGTCCGCTACGGCAACGTGCCGGCGCTGGCGCGGCTGAGCCTGGCGCTGCGCGCCGGCGAGATCACCTGCGTCATGGGGGAGAACGGCTCGGGCAAGTCGACGCTGGTCGCCGTCCTGTCGGGCCTGCGGCGGCACGACGAGGGCCGGCTGCTCGTGGCCGGCCGGCCGGTCCGCTTCCGGTCACCGCGCCAGGCGCGCGCGGCCGGCATCGCCACGGTGTGGCAGGACCTCGCGGTGGCGCCGCTGCTGTCGGTCTGGCGCAACTTCTTCCTGGGCGCCGAGCCGACCCGGGGCGTGGGGCCGCTGCGCCGGCTGGACCTCGACGAGGCCCGCGCGACCACGGTGCGGGCCATGGCGCGGGTCGGCGTCACCGGTCTGGACCCCGACCAGCCGGCCAGCGCGCTGCAGGCCGGCGAGCGGCAGAGCCTCGCGGTCGCCCGGGCGATGCACTTCGGCGCCCGGGCGCTGGTCATCGACGAACCGACGGCACCGATGACCGTCGCGCAGAACACCCTGGTGCTGCAGTCGGTGGTGACCGCCCGCGCGCAGGGCATGGCCGTGGTCTTCGTGACCCACAACCCGCGCTACGCGCACCTCGTGGGCGACCGCTTCCTGCTGCTGGCCCGCGGCCAGGTGGCGGGCAGCCTCACCCGGGACGACGTCGACGCCGACGACCTGACCCGGCTGATGGCCGGCGGCGAGGAGCTGAGCTCGCTCACCGCGGCACTGACCGCCCTCCACCCGGAGCTGGGCCAACGGTGA
- a CDS encoding AI-2E family transporter, which yields MLRRAKPLVERARERIRAAAEHDPHAWPERHDDGAVLVHDEDGTEPHAGPPEATDDDLDAEGATQPPLGSPEPGAPDLDGPLAPGGVSGPPRNGGRPHRPGERTSRLLPGRSAASPDGGAVPTGLRTAAAWSWRLIVVVVGVYVLLRALATIAVVVVPVIVALLLAALLQPGAAGLVKRRWPRSLAALAMLLVGLAVVAGIITLVVERFTAGFSDLAAQVSQGIGQVQDFIVRTFPVTKNQLENAVSQLQDTLVANKGELATGALTTAATVGEVVTGFLLSLLTLFFFLKDGRSIWLWLVGLFPKDSRAYLDEAARRAWRTLISYVRATVVVALVDAIGIGIGLAILRVPLVIPLAALVFLGAFIPILGSFLAGSVAVLVALVSRGPIIALLTLGVVLLVMQLEGHVLQPLLLGRAVRVHPLAVVLSIAAGLLIGGIFGALIAVPTVACANVAGTYLSRRLEGPRPPEPRPERAKPVVSAT from the coding sequence ATGCTGCGCCGGGCCAAACCGCTGGTCGAGAGGGCGAGGGAGCGCATCCGCGCCGCCGCCGAGCACGATCCGCACGCCTGGCCCGAGCGCCACGACGACGGGGCCGTCCTCGTCCACGACGAGGACGGGACCGAGCCCCACGCCGGACCTCCCGAGGCGACGGACGACGACCTGGACGCCGAGGGGGCGACCCAGCCGCCCCTGGGCAGCCCCGAGCCGGGCGCGCCCGACCTCGACGGCCCCCTCGCGCCGGGTGGGGTGAGCGGTCCGCCCCGCAACGGCGGCCGGCCGCACCGGCCCGGCGAGCGCACCAGCCGCCTGCTGCCCGGCCGGTCGGCGGCCTCCCCCGACGGCGGCGCCGTCCCGACCGGGCTGCGCACCGCGGCCGCCTGGTCGTGGCGGCTCATCGTCGTGGTGGTCGGGGTGTACGTGCTGCTGCGCGCGCTGGCGACCATCGCCGTCGTCGTCGTCCCGGTGATCGTGGCCCTGCTGCTGGCCGCGCTGCTCCAGCCCGGCGCCGCCGGGCTGGTCAAGCGCCGGTGGCCGCGCTCGCTGGCCGCGCTGGCGATGCTCCTCGTCGGGCTCGCCGTCGTCGCCGGGATCATCACGCTGGTGGTCGAGCGGTTCACCGCCGGCTTCTCCGACCTGGCCGCGCAGGTCAGCCAGGGCATCGGCCAGGTGCAGGACTTCATCGTCCGCACGTTCCCGGTCACCAAGAACCAGCTGGAGAACGCCGTCTCGCAGCTGCAGGACACCCTCGTCGCCAACAAGGGCGAGCTCGCCACCGGGGCCCTGACCACCGCGGCGACGGTGGGCGAGGTGGTCACCGGCTTCCTGCTCTCGCTGCTGACCCTGTTCTTCTTCCTCAAGGACGGCCGCTCGATCTGGCTGTGGCTGGTCGGCCTGTTTCCCAAGGACTCGCGCGCCTACCTCGACGAGGCCGCCCGCCGGGCCTGGCGCACGCTGATCTCCTACGTGCGCGCGACGGTCGTCGTCGCCCTGGTCGACGCGATCGGCATCGGCATCGGCCTGGCGATCCTGCGGGTACCGCTGGTGATCCCGCTGGCCGCACTGGTGTTCCTCGGCGCGTTCATCCCGATCCTCGGCTCGTTCCTCGCCGGCTCGGTCGCCGTGCTGGTCGCACTCGTGTCCCGGGGCCCGATCATCGCGCTGCTCACGCTGGGGGTCGTGCTGCTGGTCATGCAGCTGGAGGGGCACGTGCTGCAGCCGCTGCTGCTCGGCCGCGCGGTGCGGGTGCACCCGCTGGCGGTGGTGCTGTCGATCGCCGCCGGCCTGCTCATCGGCGGCATCTTCGGTGCGCTGATCGCCGTCCCGACGGTGGCGTGCGCGAACGTCGCCGGCACGTACCTGTCCCGCCGGCTCGAAGGACCACGACCACCCGAGCCGCGCCCCGAGCGCGCGAAACCGGTGGTCAGCGCGACATAG
- the purD gene encoding phosphoribosylamine--glycine ligase has protein sequence MRVLVIGSGAREHALCVALSSDPDVEALACAPGNAGTRAIAEPLPVDVADPVAVAAVAREWGADLVVVGPEVPLVAGAADAVREAGIACFGPSAQAAQLEGSKSFAKHVMAAAGVPTARAWPVGGVAELATALDEVAVVSAGMPYVVKDDGLAAGKGVLVTPDRDAALAHGRAVLDAGHSVLIEEYLDGPEVSLFAVTDGTTVLPLLPAQDFKRRDDGDGGPNTGGMGAYAPLPWAPSGLVDEVLATVLQPTVDEMRRRGEPFSGLLYAGLALTSRGVRVVEFNARFGDPETQVVLPLLETPLGGLLHAAATGRLAEHPPLRWRDGAAVTVVVAAEGYPERPRTSDRISGADGEGVLHAGTAPAADGGVVSAGGRVLAVTAVGPDLAAARQRAYERVAGVRLAGAHWRTDIALAAVEGAMSR, from the coding sequence GTGCGCGTGCTCGTGATCGGCTCCGGCGCCCGGGAGCACGCCCTGTGCGTCGCTCTGTCCTCCGACCCGGACGTCGAGGCGCTGGCCTGCGCGCCCGGCAACGCCGGCACCCGTGCGATCGCCGAGCCGCTGCCGGTGGACGTGGCCGATCCGGTCGCGGTGGCCGCCGTCGCCCGCGAGTGGGGAGCGGACCTCGTCGTCGTCGGGCCCGAGGTGCCGCTGGTCGCCGGTGCCGCCGACGCCGTCCGGGAGGCCGGTATCGCCTGCTTCGGGCCGTCGGCCCAGGCCGCGCAGCTGGAGGGCAGCAAGTCCTTCGCCAAGCACGTGATGGCCGCGGCCGGCGTCCCGACGGCGCGCGCGTGGCCGGTCGGGGGCGTCGCCGAGCTGGCGACCGCGCTGGACGAGGTCGCCGTCGTCTCCGCGGGCATGCCGTACGTGGTCAAGGACGACGGGCTGGCCGCCGGCAAGGGCGTGCTGGTGACCCCCGACCGGGACGCCGCGCTGGCCCACGGCCGGGCCGTGCTCGACGCCGGGCACTCGGTGCTGATCGAGGAGTACCTCGACGGCCCCGAGGTCTCGCTGTTCGCCGTCACCGACGGGACGACGGTGCTCCCGCTGCTGCCCGCGCAGGACTTCAAGCGCCGCGACGACGGCGACGGCGGCCCGAACACCGGCGGCATGGGCGCCTACGCCCCGCTGCCGTGGGCGCCGTCCGGGCTGGTCGACGAGGTCCTGGCCACCGTCCTGCAGCCGACCGTCGACGAGATGCGCCGCCGCGGCGAGCCGTTCTCGGGGCTGCTCTACGCCGGCCTCGCGCTCACCTCCCGCGGCGTGCGCGTGGTCGAGTTCAACGCCCGCTTCGGCGACCCCGAGACCCAGGTCGTGCTGCCGCTGCTGGAGACGCCGCTGGGCGGGCTGCTGCACGCGGCCGCGACCGGCCGGCTCGCCGAGCACCCGCCGCTGCGCTGGCGGGACGGCGCCGCGGTGACCGTCGTCGTCGCCGCCGAGGGCTACCCCGAGCGGCCGCGCACCAGCGACCGGATCAGCGGTGCCGACGGCGAGGGCGTGCTGCACGCCGGCACGGCGCCCGCGGCCGACGGCGGCGTGGTCTCGGCGGGCGGACGGGTGCTCGCCGTCACCGCGGTCGGTCCCGACCTGGCGGCGGCCCGGCAGCGCGCCTACGAGCGGGTGGCCGGCGTCCGGCTGGCCGGAGCGCACTGGCGCACCGACATCGCGCTGGCCGCGGTCGAGGGCGCTATGTCGCGCTGA
- a CDS encoding GPGG-motif small membrane protein → MVTLLWIIAVILVIAGIFAIIRGQLLWGIVLIVVGLLVGPGGVSIFT, encoded by the coding sequence ATGGTCACCCTTCTGTGGATCATCGCGGTCATCCTCGTCATCGCGGGGATCTTCGCGATCATCCGAGGTCAGCTGCTGTGGGGCATCGTCCTCATCGTCGTCGGCCTGCTCGTCGGCCCGGGCGGGGTCAGCATCTTCACGTAG